One Puntigrus tetrazona isolate hp1 chromosome 25, ASM1883169v1, whole genome shotgun sequence genomic window, TTTTATtggcagaaataaaatgttctttccAAAGCGCTTTCGGAGCTTGCGCTTTTGTGGCGTCTGCCATTGCTAAGCAACCAAGACCTGCACTCTCCATGGCAACACAGAAGTTTCAGCAAAGGATAAATGGATTTCTAGCGCTGAAAGTCGCTAGCAGTAGCTCTGcgaataaatttatttaataaccgGTATCTCTGTACAGCTATGATCAGCTGTTCCCTCATCTTGGCTGAGCTTTCATTGTTGTTATGAAAAGGGTGATTGGTTGGTTCTTGTCATATGACCCATTGCGTGCTTGTGACATTCTAAAAAGTTTTTGCATTGAAAGTAATGTTGAGTTGAGTGCACAAAAGATGCTGAGCAGCCCCTAACACCTAACACAGCAGGGGActccaatcctgctcctggagagCAACTGTCCTGCAGATCTCTGCTCCAaccccaatcaaacacacccgAACCAGCTCATAAAGGTGATCAGTGTTTCTTGATAATTACTGCCGGGTGTGTTAGGGCAGGGTTGGAACTAAAGTCTTCAGGGCAGTAGCTCTTCAGGAGCAGAGTTTGGAGATTCCTGGATTAGGGGCTTTAAGGCTCGCCTTAGCAAGTCACGCTAATTATCTTAAGATGCTTTTGAATGGCAGCAACCTACCAAATGAGGGCCTTTGATCGAGTGCTTCTTCCTTGTAATTTGTCCCCACTTGCGATGGCAGTCCTGTGTCTCCGCCTGTGTGTCTCCAGGTAGACCTTTTTGGCAAATGCCCGGCCACACATATCGCAGGCGTGAAGGGAAAAGTTTTTCGTTACCCTAACTTCCGTGCAGGTCTCCTGGCTTCTGGTGATGGGTGGCCCCTTGATGACATTATGACTGCGAGTGACATGCGGGTTCTTGGACACTTGAAGGTTCTTGTCTTGTCTATTTGGTGTAAGTGGGGACTCGAGCTTGCCTGTGTTGAGCGACGTTAGAGCGGAATGTTTTCGAGTGTTTGGAGACGTTGGGGACTCTTGCTTCTTTGCTTTGGAAGATACAAGAGGATCTTGTTGACAACTTTTAGGCGAATCCGGTGGGTCTTGCGTTTTATGCTTCCCGCTACCCTCTTCttttggatttgttttcttGGTTGTGCTGCTCAAGACTGCATCGGCTGGTTTCTTTACTGCCTGGTTCTCCAAAGCAGGCATAACCTTGGCTAGATAGCGTGACGATTTCTTGTGCACTACTGTGATATGGCGGATGACGTCGCGCTTTCGGCGTGACTCATATCTGCAGATGGGGCACCGGTAAAACTTAATGTAGATGCTGTCGTTTCCATCGGTGTGTAGCTCGGCAATATGCTTGCCCAGGTTCTGACTGGTACTGAACTGACGTTTACACAACCAACAGTAGATCCTCTTGAAGTCAAAACTCACACCGTGGTTCCCATCGTCTTCTGAAGTTTTCGAGAGAGAGTCTTTCTTGGGGTATATCTTGTCTCTTCGCTCGTGCTTTGATTTTGCCTTCTGAGAGCTGTTTTCTAGAATGGGCATCTTATGTACGATTCGCATGTGCCGTCTTAGCATTAGTTGGGAGCTGTACTTGCGTTTGCACAGCTTGCAGCGAGAATTTGTCAGGCTGTACTGTGTCTTATCTTGCTTCAAAGGAGAGCTTGGTGCTTTCGCCGGAGAAGGAGGACGAGCGTCAAGTAAAAGAGGCTGGCCTGGTCTTGTAGCAATGTCCGGCGTGATCAAATCCCGCTTTAAACCACGATGGACCTCGTCAAAGTGCCGACGAACGTTGGCCTTGGTGGCAAAAGACTTTTTGCACACCGGGCAACTCTTCCCAGGGGAAGGTGGTGGTTCAACAGGGTGCCTGTCCTTCACCATAGACAGCAGACTGGTAGGCACTGTGCGCGTCTCTGTAAATTTGCGCAACTCCTCCATCCTCTGCCAGTGCATCTTCCGGCAGTGGCGTCGTACGCTGCGTCTGGAGCTGAAGTCTTTGCCGCAGAGGCAGCAAGAGATCCTCATCTCCTTAACCT contains:
- the znf800a gene encoding zinc finger protein 800a isoform X3, encoding MEATNSEDQGSRTSDKCCQTETLQACCCQTTETPQEPCGKNPVHSIEPGDPPLLQQQLQTSKSGIHQIIECFRSGTAQLRHMLLKEVDTIFECKICRSLFRGLPNLVTHKELYCFSRQPQSDEPSQGGQSQAIKELLQAIYPPKDQEKHVIELEAIETNPNAVFQQVALVEIPDMTENPAPTPQTVIPGPEKKNRRKSILAPKKVQQSDFEDEMDTEPEEPPVKEGQSCEEQIKIEPVEGEEEEEESAASEVKEMRISCCLCGKDFSSRRSVRRHCRKMHWQRMEELRKFTETRTVPTSLLSMVKDRHPVEPPPSPGKSCPVCKKSFATKANVRRHFDEVHRGLKRDLITPDIATRPGQPLLLDARPPSPAKAPSSPLKQDKTQYSLTNSRCKLCKRKYSSQLMLRRHMRIVHKMPILENSSQKAKSKHERRDKIYPKKDSLSKTSEDDGNHGVSFDFKRIYCWLCKRQFSTSQNLGKHIAELHTDGNDSIYIKFYRCPICRYESRRKRDVIRHITVVHKKSSRYLAKVMPALENQAVKKPADAVLSSTTKKTNPKEEGSGKHKTQDPPDSPKSCQQDPLVSSKAKKQESPTSPNTRKHSALTSLNTGKLESPLTPNRQDKNLQVSKNPHVTRSHNVIKGPPITRSQETCTEVRVTKNFSLHACDMCGRAFAKKVYLETHRRRHRTAIASGDKLQGRSTRSKALIW
- the znf800a gene encoding zinc finger protein 800a isoform X1, coding for MAQRRKAQHFIIRTCPIIAQILSSVLGLSLFEDAISYFARFGFGKRCKLVATSSFVSGSRLSPPLRRTRSVFIKEASEMEATNSEDQGSRTSDKCCQTETLQACCCQTTETPQEPCGKNPVHSIEPGDPPLLQQQLQTSKSGIHQIIECFRSGTAQLRHMLLKEVDTIFECKICRSLFRGLPNLVTHKELYCFSRQPQSDEPSQGGQSQAIKELLQAIYPPKDQEKHVIELEAIETNPNAVFQQVALVEIPDMTENPAPTPQTVIPGPEKKNRRKSILAPKKVQQSDFEDEMDTEPEEPPVKEGQSCEEQIKIEPVEGEEEEEESAASEVKEMRISCCLCGKDFSSRRSVRRHCRKMHWQRMEELRKFTETRTVPTSLLSMVKDRHPVEPPPSPGKSCPVCKKSFATKANVRRHFDEVHRGLKRDLITPDIATRPGQPLLLDARPPSPAKAPSSPLKQDKTQYSLTNSRCKLCKRKYSSQLMLRRHMRIVHKMPILENSSQKAKSKHERRDKIYPKKDSLSKTSEDDGNHGVSFDFKRIYCWLCKRQFSTSQNLGKHIAELHTDGNDSIYIKFYRCPICRYESRRKRDVIRHITVVHKKSSRYLAKVMPALENQAVKKPADAVLSSTTKKTNPKEEGSGKHKTQDPPDSPKSCQQDPLVSSKAKKQESPTSPNTRKHSALTSLNTGKLESPLTPNRQDKNLQVSKNPHVTRSHNVIKGPPITRSQETCTEVRVTKNFSLHACDMCGRAFAKKVYLETHRRRHRTAIASGDKLQGRSTRSKALIW
- the znf800a gene encoding zinc finger protein 800a isoform X2 — protein: MAQRRKAQHFIIRTCPIIAQILSSVLGLSLFEDAISYFARFGFGKRCKLVATSSFVSGSRLSPPLRRTRSVFIKEASEMEATNSEDQGSRTSDKCCQTETLQACCCQTTETPQEPCGKNPVHSIEPGDPPLLQQQLQTSKSGIHQIIECFRSGTAQLRHMLLKEVDTIFECKICRSLFRGLPNLVTHKELYCFSRQPQSDEPSQGGQSQAIKELLQAIYPPKDQEKHVIELEAIETNPNAVFQQVALVEIPDMTENPAPTPQTVIPGPEKKNRRKSILAPKKVQQSDFEDEMDTEPEEPPVKEGQSCEEQIKIEPVEGEEEEEESAASEVKEMRISCCLCGKDFSSRRSVRRHCRKMHWQRMEELRKFTETRTVPTSLLSMVKDRHPVEPPPSPGKSCPVCKKSFATKANVRRHFDEVHRGLKRDLITPDIATRPGQPLLLDARPPSPAKAPSSPLKQDKTQYSLTNSRCKLCKRKYSSQLMLRRHMRIVHKMPILENSSQKAKSKHERRDKIYPKKDSLSKTSEDDGNHGVSFDFKRIYCWLCKRQFSTSQNLGKHIAELHTDGNDSIYIKFYRCPICRYESRRKRDVIRHITVVHKKSSRYLAKVMPALENQAVKKPADAVLSSTTKKTNPKEEGSGKHKTQDPPDSPKSCQQDPLVSSKAKKQESPTSPNTRKHSALTSLNTGKLESPLTPNRQDKNLQVSKNPHVTRSHNVIKGPPITRSQETCTEVRVTKNFSLHACDMCGRAFAKKVYLETHRRRHRTAIASGDKLQGRSTRSKALI